A genomic window from Luteolibacter sp. LG18 includes:
- a CDS encoding autotransporter-associated beta strand repeat-containing protein, protein MKSKLLPLFVVVCLSPTTFADTISWVGTTTGDWTTSSNWSNNAAPAAGNAYVVSGTGKAILSPSGGGALTFAGDSLTVSNGAILRLYSTSSGTTTSTDTIPNLTVNGATISPASNNGSVTGVLANQAALANAVTVEMNDTGSFTNTLTFNNGFTGTGSLTIQRSGGNGTSRNVNISGTNSTSAYNGAVTTSGNSSSKTTAVTIGTGSGWGGGSLTVGQWSSVTLTADTTGTGGATVNANGSLAIGNGSTAGSLPVDIVNNGTVSFNRTNALIRNNAISGTGSVTQNGTGTLTLAGNSSYTGGTTVAAGTLSLAHANAVGTTGTITMNGGGLQFTPANKSDLSARLTLADGKTATFDTNGRSVSFATPLTTGAAATAALTKTGSGTLTLSGANTYTGATTVSTGTLNLSGSLTSPVTVASGAVLAGSGTTTGAITLATGSTVIAGAAYVSGNGVTATGVSVLPDSASVVIGTNFLNVIGYGSSAPAAGEFSTAGYRNGLASDDTANARIILQFDAAARTWAGTTGNWDLGTSTAWTEGDQKFYTGDTATFGDIAADNVVTLTGTLAPSGLSVTNNTTFSYTFSGTGSITGTTSLFKSGTGNLVIGTTNSYTGGTILNGGTITATAAGALGTGAVSIATGTIALNGGTLTNTITGTGDILATGTTQGTLSGNLGGLIGTATVSTTAGGKLAVTNAAVLPATLPISVASGATLYGANATTIDSTVTLNGAGNTENLGALRLDSGATVSGGVVLAANSFIGSNSGTGIISGVISETGGVRTLTKQGGGTVMLSGANTYTGSTILAGGTLLVGSANSLSTTSGISFGATASTFDVGAFSATVNALTFNTAVTTSLTHNVRGSGTLTLNGAADLLLQNSGSSTLGVTPTVDMSSLSYLVYNRSSNNVSIGGTGNQRAITVHLANTSTFTAANFNIQDSTFSAGNTTKTTTVSLGTATTINANTVNTQTNTCDSAILRFRSVSQPRLTVRATNGTDRAAWNVGNRTATTNSANTATVDLTSNASGGTTLDALVSTLTLGSQSVSGTLGSTFQMGGGTLDATTILVGSITGSGTLTSTFSVTGGIAKVGTLTLGNRTSGTLNSTVNLNGGGTIAAQTIQNGSGTTTSTRTFNWNSGTITTLDASTDLTVSSALKLAATGTHGFDIGTSRTGTVSGVISEAAAGASLTKTGAGTLVLSGANTYTGDTLVNGGKLSIGSAVLADTADVKLANSAVLDLTHAATDTIDELYIDGVQQAPGTWGSLTSSATHKTARITGTGLLQVTTGAAGGYTTWATANAGGQAADGDYDNDGVKNGVEYFYGPYGSGPTVSGNTITWPKDTTATATPVVETSTDLITWTPVTFVDNTPTTPSIQYTLSTGSAKLFVRLRVTVP, encoded by the coding sequence ATGAAATCCAAACTCCTCCCTCTCTTCGTCGTCGTTTGCCTTTCGCCCACGACATTCGCCGACACCATTTCGTGGGTCGGCACGACCACCGGTGACTGGACCACTTCCTCCAACTGGAGCAACAACGCCGCCCCTGCCGCAGGCAACGCCTACGTGGTGAGCGGCACAGGCAAGGCCATCCTCTCGCCATCGGGCGGTGGTGCCCTCACCTTCGCAGGCGACTCCCTCACCGTGAGCAATGGTGCCATCCTGCGGCTGTACTCGACCTCCAGCGGCACCACCACGTCCACCGACACCATCCCCAATCTGACCGTCAATGGCGCGACCATCAGCCCGGCCAGCAACAACGGCTCCGTCACCGGAGTACTCGCCAACCAGGCCGCCCTCGCCAACGCGGTGACGGTGGAGATGAACGACACCGGCAGCTTCACCAACACGCTGACGTTCAACAACGGCTTCACCGGCACCGGCAGCCTGACCATCCAGCGGAGCGGCGGCAACGGCACCAGCCGCAACGTCAACATCAGCGGCACCAACTCCACATCCGCCTACAACGGCGCAGTCACCACCAGCGGCAATAGCTCGTCGAAAACCACGGCTGTGACGATCGGCACCGGCAGCGGCTGGGGCGGTGGCAGCCTGACCGTGGGCCAATGGTCCTCCGTCACGCTCACCGCCGACACCACCGGCACCGGCGGAGCCACCGTGAATGCGAACGGCTCGCTGGCCATCGGCAACGGGTCCACGGCGGGATCGCTCCCCGTGGATATCGTCAACAACGGCACGGTGAGCTTCAACCGCACCAATGCCCTCATCCGGAACAACGCCATCTCCGGCACCGGCAGTGTCACTCAGAACGGCACCGGCACGCTGACCTTGGCCGGAAACAGCAGCTACACCGGTGGCACCACGGTTGCCGCGGGCACCCTTTCGCTCGCCCATGCAAACGCGGTCGGCACCACCGGCACCATCACCATGAACGGCGGCGGGCTCCAGTTCACCCCTGCGAACAAGAGCGATCTCAGCGCCCGCCTCACGCTGGCCGATGGTAAAACCGCCACCTTCGACACCAACGGCCGCTCGGTCAGCTTTGCCACCCCGCTCACCACCGGAGCCGCCGCCACCGCCGCCCTCACCAAAACCGGCTCAGGCACCCTCACCCTTTCCGGTGCCAACACCTACACCGGCGCGACCACCGTCAGCACGGGCACGCTCAATCTCTCCGGCTCGTTGACCTCTCCGGTGACCGTTGCCTCGGGTGCTGTTCTCGCCGGATCCGGCACCACCACCGGTGCCATCACTCTCGCCACCGGCTCGACCGTGATCGCGGGAGCCGCCTACGTGTCCGGCAATGGAGTAACCGCCACCGGCGTCAGCGTCCTGCCTGATTCCGCCAGCGTGGTGATCGGCACCAATTTCCTCAACGTCATCGGCTATGGCTCCAGTGCCCCGGCGGCCGGCGAGTTCTCCACCGCGGGCTACCGCAACGGGCTTGCCTCCGATGACACCGCCAACGCGAGAATCATCCTTCAATTCGACGCCGCCGCCCGCACCTGGGCCGGAACCACCGGAAACTGGGACCTTGGAACCAGCACCGCCTGGACGGAGGGCGATCAGAAGTTCTACACCGGTGACACCGCCACCTTCGGTGACATCGCCGCGGACAATGTCGTGACCCTCACCGGCACGCTCGCTCCCTCCGGCCTCTCGGTGACGAACAACACCACCTTCAGCTACACCTTCTCGGGCACCGGCTCGATCACCGGCACCACCTCCCTGTTCAAGTCCGGCACCGGTAATCTGGTCATCGGCACCACCAACTCCTACACCGGTGGCACCATCCTCAATGGAGGCACCATCACCGCCACCGCCGCCGGAGCCCTCGGCACCGGAGCGGTCAGCATCGCCACCGGCACCATCGCCCTCAACGGCGGCACCCTGACCAACACCATCACCGGCACCGGTGACATCCTGGCCACCGGCACCACCCAAGGCACCCTCTCCGGAAACCTGGGCGGCCTCATCGGCACCGCCACCGTCTCCACCACCGCGGGCGGCAAGCTCGCGGTGACCAACGCCGCGGTCCTTCCCGCCACCCTTCCCATCAGCGTCGCCTCCGGTGCCACCCTCTATGGTGCGAATGCCACCACCATCGACAGCACGGTCACCCTCAATGGCGCCGGCAATACCGAAAACCTCGGAGCCCTGCGCCTCGACAGCGGTGCCACGGTGAGCGGGGGCGTGGTGCTGGCCGCGAACTCCTTCATCGGCAGCAACAGCGGAACCGGCATCATCAGCGGTGTGATCAGCGAGACAGGCGGAGTCCGCACCCTCACCAAACAAGGTGGCGGCACGGTCATGCTATCCGGTGCAAATACCTACACCGGCTCCACGATTCTCGCGGGAGGAACCCTGCTGGTCGGTTCGGCAAACTCCCTGTCCACCACCTCGGGCATCTCGTTCGGAGCCACCGCCTCGACCTTCGACGTCGGCGCGTTCTCGGCCACGGTGAATGCCCTCACCTTCAACACCGCCGTCACCACCAGCCTGACCCACAACGTCCGCGGCTCCGGCACTCTGACCCTCAACGGGGCAGCCGACCTGCTGCTCCAGAACTCCGGCAGCAGTACCCTCGGCGTGACCCCGACGGTGGACATGAGCAGCCTCTCCTACCTGGTCTACAACCGCTCCTCCAACAACGTTTCCATCGGCGGCACCGGCAACCAGCGCGCGATCACCGTCCATCTGGCCAACACCAGCACCTTCACTGCCGCCAACTTCAACATCCAGGATTCCACATTCAGCGCCGGCAACACCACCAAGACCACCACGGTCTCCCTAGGCACCGCCACCACCATCAACGCCAACACGGTCAACACCCAGACCAACACCTGTGACAGCGCGATCCTGCGCTTCCGCAGCGTGTCCCAGCCCCGCCTGACCGTCCGTGCCACGAACGGCACCGACCGGGCGGCCTGGAACGTGGGCAACCGCACCGCCACCACCAACAGCGCGAACACCGCCACCGTCGATCTCACCTCGAATGCCAGCGGCGGCACCACACTGGACGCTCTGGTGAGCACCCTCACCCTCGGGTCCCAATCGGTCAGCGGCACCCTCGGGTCCACTTTCCAGATGGGCGGAGGCACCCTCGATGCCACCACCATCCTGGTCGGCTCCATCACCGGCAGCGGCACCCTCACCTCGACCTTCTCGGTCACCGGTGGCATCGCCAAGGTCGGCACGCTGACCCTCGGCAACCGCACATCGGGGACGCTGAACTCCACCGTCAACCTGAACGGTGGTGGCACCATCGCCGCACAGACCATCCAGAACGGCAGCGGCACAACCACCAGCACCCGCACCTTCAACTGGAACAGCGGCACCATCACCACGCTGGATGCCAGCACCGACCTCACCGTCAGCAGCGCGCTCAAGCTCGCCGCCACCGGCACCCACGGCTTCGACATCGGCACGAGCCGCACCGGCACCGTGAGCGGGGTCATCAGCGAAGCCGCGGCAGGCGCCTCTCTCACCAAGACCGGCGCGGGCACCCTGGTCCTTTCCGGCGCGAACACCTACACCGGTGACACCCTGGTGAACGGCGGCAAGCTCTCCATTGGCAGTGCGGTCCTCGCCGACACCGCGGACGTGAAGCTGGCCAACAGCGCGGTCCTCGATCTCACCCACGCCGCCACCGACACCATCGACGAACTCTACATCGACGGCGTCCAGCAGGCTCCGGGCACCTGGGGCTCCCTCACCTCCTCCGCCACCCACAAGACCGCCCGCATCACCGGCACCGGCCTCCTGCAGGTGACCACCGGCGCGGCTGGCGGCTACACCACCTGGGCCACCGCCAATGCCGGTGGGCAGGCCGCCGATGGCGACTACGACAACGACGGCGTGAAGAACGGCGTGGAATACTTCTACGGTCCCTACGGATCGGGCCCGACGGTGAGCGGCAACACCATCACCTGGCCGAAGGACACCACCGCGACCGCCACCCCGGTCGTGGAAACCTCCACCGACCTGATCACTTGGACACCGGTGACCTTCGTGGACAACACCCCCACCACCCCGTCCATCCAATACACGCTTTCGACCGGCAGCGCGAAGCTCTTCGTCCGCCTCCGCGTGACCGTCCCGTAA
- a CDS encoding ABC transporter ATP-binding protein: protein MREPVLEIDHVVKRFDGFTAVDGVCLDVHAGEVVGLLGVNGAGKTTLMNMILGLITPTAGSIRAFGMDLAKHRMEILRRSNFCTTYAALPGNVSVRNNLTIFAGLYGVKKPKVKVAELLELLEITKLADKPTGQLSAGESTRVNLAKALLNDPELLLLDEPTASLDPDIADKVRKLVRHVQKERAPAILYTSHNMRDIEEVCDRILFLHQGKILASGTADDLTRHFQEDDLENVFIKIARSGEVETAAAS from the coding sequence GTGCGCGAGCCCGTCCTTGAAATCGACCACGTCGTGAAACGCTTCGACGGCTTCACCGCCGTGGATGGCGTGTGTCTGGATGTCCATGCCGGCGAGGTCGTGGGCCTGCTCGGCGTCAATGGCGCGGGCAAGACCACGCTGATGAACATGATCCTGGGCCTGATCACGCCCACCGCGGGCAGCATCCGCGCCTTCGGCATGGATCTGGCGAAGCATCGCATGGAAATCCTGCGCCGCTCCAATTTCTGCACCACCTACGCCGCCCTCCCCGGAAACGTCAGCGTCCGCAACAATCTGACCATCTTCGCCGGCCTCTACGGGGTGAAGAAGCCGAAGGTCAAAGTCGCGGAGCTATTGGAGCTTCTGGAAATCACCAAGCTGGCGGACAAGCCCACCGGCCAGCTCTCCGCCGGAGAATCCACCCGCGTGAACCTCGCCAAGGCCCTCCTCAACGACCCCGAACTGCTGCTGCTCGACGAGCCCACCGCCTCGCTGGACCCGGACATCGCCGACAAGGTCCGCAAGCTCGTCCGCCACGTGCAGAAGGAACGCGCCCCGGCCATCCTCTACACCTCCCACAACATGCGGGACATCGAGGAGGTCTGCGACCGCATCCTCTTCCTCCACCAGGGCAAGATCCTCGCCAGCGGCACCGCGGACGATCTCACCCGCCACTTCCAGGAGGACGACCTTGAGAACGTGTTCATCAAGATCGCCCGTTCCGGAGAAGTGGAGACAGCCGCGGCCTCTTGA
- a CDS encoding autotransporter-associated beta strand repeat-containing protein: protein MATKRRAEFGVLMRSDPARALELAVPETVRRMLPREVLVLLEKPVDARGDLEHFAGVAEEGQTAPADHYEARVNGKLLEAYVTAERSEQPSRYRVPIHGYQLDGGIVVRPTAGRLLEPVEVADVHAAAGGAVCPVSEEDTRSQGDEAGLAVGTTTDLFCSSAHAALELEQQTAAEQATRAQAEPVAAAGGDGGGAEVLAESSHTEGSKTILFIRVDFSDHTSPPVDGAVILPYIANAWSAWSYGRCTVNTTASATTPILRMPKVAGSTGYNGSSSTLYSDALAAATTAGYTPGNYSFVMVCMDNGTPGFTFAGLGTVGGNKTWLRAEGTTYAAQVATHELGHNLGLNHAQSYVVSGSNPIASGGTTSEYGDPYNTMGNGDVYSPYNARYKLYLNWLTGSDITTVTTSGIYRVAAHDKSTATGIRGLKVARTASQDYCLDYMTERSGTQATYNDNGVQVRWGPTGTGNGKTQILDMTSGSANGLTDAPLAVGRTFVDAPNKVYLTTLAKVTGASFDSMDVLVNLNTAPPPPPWTFGDIGTTGATGIATFADSTHLIYGAGADIWSTADAFHFVRQSLSGDCDVRARVTQQANSNGYAKAGVMLRDGTGAGAAHASMYVTPSNGFSFQYRSAASGATTNVNGPALNAAPNNWVRMTRVGNVLTGYVSANGTSWTQVATATLSMSATISGGLAVCSHIAGDLGVAAFDNVSVSDSAGSLATLANDGFDTASPTIGNDSGDALDLGWTGGGATLTLAADTTFGTGNALNMDATGTFSGISAPFDPRSLVNTGDSLKLSFDFRYTQTVANNSGGFRFGLFNDDGDGFGIQHGTGGATNYSVTEDTGADGGFNSGGTVGTLTAGSHTSLNDQLKHTATFTLLKTATGMMVTGTVDGATISATDTTPVITTFTTIFIRNGGINADLRVDNVKLDYTHNFAPVFSGNPLVKPSVFVGNAFSSSVSSDASDANPGDTLTFSKTSGPAWLTVAANGALTGTPAAGDTGVNSFVVRATDTVGAYAETTVAVNVAGALTNLYWDGTSTSWNSAANWSTASGATTPDPAVVPGTTNLAVFNMTGLTTVQAITLDANQSVGGITVATSGTTSLTGGGTNRTLTLDVGGITVNSGGGALTIGSAVSGQNVAITLAGSQAWSNSGAAMTINNNVTGSGLNWSNTGSVTFRAGAVLNLGTGTLTHNSGTLDLQNNANTIGNVFINGGTIFARNASALGATGTIKLGATGGSMGAILNFSTATITKPVALGTTTGTLVIGNFGFQSPTINSAITGTNNVTFNGTISTTAGISSYTMTLAGSVNPSGNVTFSNSGTGEDASGVDNGTIVVSGAIGGNVGNVTVNNSTSATTGVQKVVLSNAGNAWIGGTTVNTKGLLQLGVANAIPAGSSVTVNGTLDLNTYDEAIDGLSGSGTVDKTGAGISTLSVGGNDASTTFTGMIKNTAGSLALVKAGAGTLVLTGTHSYSGATTVSEGVLQLGNGGATGSVASTTIVDNGAVVFNRTGSLTVAAVISGTGSVTHAGTGATTLTGANTYAGGTTVSAGTLSLSSPFLADGAAVGIAGGATLNLSHSATDTIASLTLNGVLQAAGTWGALGSGADHETSLITGTGKLLATTGAPPYDAWAANHGLTGLDAGKTADPDGDGQPNLLEFALDGDPSSNGSQAKIFTGMNTVGGESVYTYTIAVRAGAAFLEQENRQVASVDGIDYTVEATVDVMDWDNSEPVSEIVPAITAGLPAPNAGWEYHTFRTTGGPDSAPAVFIRTRVVSP from the coding sequence TTGGCCACCAAACGCCGGGCGGAGTTCGGGGTGCTGATGCGGAGTGATCCGGCGCGGGCGCTGGAACTGGCGGTGCCTGAAACGGTGCGGCGGATGTTGCCGCGTGAGGTGCTTGTTCTGTTGGAGAAGCCGGTGGATGCCCGCGGCGATCTCGAGCACTTCGCCGGAGTCGCGGAGGAAGGGCAGACCGCTCCGGCGGACCATTACGAGGCTCGTGTGAATGGCAAGCTGCTGGAGGCTTATGTGACGGCGGAGCGTTCCGAGCAACCGTCGCGCTACCGCGTGCCGATCCACGGTTACCAGCTCGATGGCGGGATCGTGGTGCGGCCCACCGCCGGGCGTTTGCTGGAGCCGGTGGAAGTGGCGGATGTCCATGCCGCGGCGGGCGGAGCGGTTTGCCCGGTGTCCGAGGAGGACACCCGTAGTCAAGGCGACGAGGCGGGATTGGCGGTGGGAACCACGACCGATCTGTTCTGTTCCTCGGCACATGCGGCGTTGGAGTTGGAACAACAGACCGCGGCGGAACAGGCCACACGGGCGCAGGCCGAGCCGGTGGCGGCCGCGGGTGGTGATGGCGGCGGAGCCGAGGTTCTGGCGGAATCGTCCCACACCGAGGGTTCGAAGACGATCCTCTTCATCCGTGTCGATTTCTCCGACCACACCTCGCCGCCGGTGGATGGCGCGGTGATCCTGCCCTACATCGCGAACGCGTGGTCGGCGTGGAGCTACGGCCGCTGCACGGTGAACACGACGGCGAGCGCCACCACACCGATCCTGCGGATGCCGAAGGTGGCGGGCTCGACCGGATACAATGGATCGTCCAGCACGCTCTACAGCGATGCTTTGGCCGCGGCCACCACGGCGGGCTACACGCCCGGCAACTATTCGTTCGTGATGGTATGCATGGACAACGGCACGCCGGGTTTCACCTTCGCCGGCCTCGGCACGGTGGGCGGAAACAAGACATGGCTGCGTGCGGAGGGCACCACCTACGCGGCCCAGGTTGCCACGCATGAGCTTGGGCACAATCTCGGGCTGAACCATGCCCAGAGCTACGTGGTGAGCGGCAGCAATCCGATCGCCAGCGGTGGCACGACCTCGGAATACGGCGATCCCTACAATACGATGGGCAATGGCGACGTCTATTCGCCCTACAATGCCCGCTACAAACTTTACCTGAACTGGCTGACCGGCTCCGACATCACCACCGTGACCACCAGCGGCATCTATCGCGTCGCCGCGCACGACAAGTCCACCGCCACCGGCATCCGCGGGCTGAAGGTGGCCCGCACCGCGAGCCAGGACTATTGCCTGGATTACATGACCGAGCGCAGCGGCACGCAGGCGACTTACAACGACAACGGCGTGCAGGTGCGGTGGGGGCCGACGGGGACCGGCAACGGTAAGACCCAGATCCTCGACATGACCTCGGGCTCCGCGAACGGATTGACCGATGCGCCTCTGGCGGTGGGGCGGACCTTCGTGGATGCTCCGAACAAGGTGTATCTCACCACGCTCGCGAAGGTCACCGGCGCGTCGTTCGATTCTATGGATGTGCTGGTGAATCTCAACACCGCGCCACCGCCGCCGCCATGGACCTTCGGGGACATCGGAACGACGGGAGCCACCGGCATCGCCACCTTCGCGGACAGCACCCATCTCATCTATGGCGCGGGCGCGGACATCTGGAGCACCGCGGATGCCTTCCACTTCGTGAGGCAGTCGCTCAGCGGCGATTGCGACGTGCGGGCGAGGGTGACCCAGCAGGCGAATTCCAATGGCTACGCGAAGGCCGGCGTGATGCTTCGCGATGGCACCGGGGCGGGGGCGGCGCATGCCTCGATGTATGTCACTCCCTCGAACGGGTTCTCGTTCCAATACCGCTCCGCCGCCAGCGGGGCGACGACCAACGTGAACGGTCCGGCCTTGAATGCCGCTCCGAACAACTGGGTGCGCATGACCCGCGTGGGCAACGTGCTCACCGGCTACGTTTCCGCGAATGGCACGAGCTGGACGCAGGTGGCGACGGCGACCCTTTCCATGTCGGCGACGATCAGCGGTGGCCTCGCGGTGTGCAGCCACATCGCCGGTGACCTCGGCGTGGCGGCCTTCGACAACGTAAGCGTCAGCGACTCGGCGGGTTCCCTCGCCACGCTGGCGAACGATGGCTTCGATACGGCCTCGCCCACGATCGGAAACGATTCCGGCGACGCGCTCGACCTTGGCTGGACCGGCGGCGGGGCGACGTTGACACTGGCAGCGGACACGACGTTCGGCACCGGCAACGCGCTTAACATGGACGCCACCGGGACCTTCAGCGGCATCTCCGCGCCGTTCGATCCGCGCTCGCTGGTCAATACCGGGGACAGCCTGAAATTGAGCTTCGATTTCCGCTACACCCAGACCGTGGCGAATAATTCGGGCGGTTTCCGGTTCGGCCTGTTCAATGACGATGGCGACGGCTTCGGCATCCAGCACGGCACCGGCGGGGCGACCAACTACAGCGTGACCGAGGACACCGGGGCGGATGGCGGATTCAATTCCGGGGGGACGGTGGGCACCTTGACCGCAGGCAGCCACACCTCGCTCAATGATCAGCTCAAGCACACGGCGACGTTCACTCTGCTGAAGACCGCCACCGGGATGATGGTCACGGGCACGGTGGACGGAGCCACTATTTCCGCCACCGACACCACGCCGGTGATCACCACCTTCACGACGATCTTCATCCGCAATGGCGGTATCAACGCGGACCTGCGGGTGGACAATGTGAAGCTGGATTACACCCACAACTTCGCGCCGGTGTTCAGCGGGAATCCGCTGGTGAAGCCCTCGGTGTTCGTGGGCAACGCGTTCTCCTCGAGTGTTTCCTCGGACGCCAGCGACGCGAATCCGGGTGATACGTTGACGTTCTCGAAGACCAGTGGCCCCGCTTGGCTCACAGTGGCGGCGAATGGCGCGCTCACCGGTACTCCGGCGGCGGGCGACACCGGAGTGAACAGCTTCGTGGTGCGGGCCACCGACACGGTCGGGGCTTACGCCGAAACCACCGTGGCGGTCAACGTGGCGGGAGCCCTCACCAACCTGTATTGGGATGGAACGTCCACCAGTTGGAACTCGGCGGCGAATTGGTCCACGGCCAGCGGGGCCACCACGCCGGATCCCGCGGTGGTTCCGGGGACGACGAACCTGGCGGTGTTCAACATGACGGGCCTGACCACGGTACAGGCCATCACGCTGGACGCGAACCAGAGTGTCGGCGGCATCACCGTGGCCACCAGCGGCACGACCTCGCTGACGGGTGGTGGGACCAACCGCACGCTGACGCTCGATGTCGGCGGCATCACCGTCAATTCGGGGGGCGGTGCGCTCACCATCGGATCGGCTGTCAGCGGCCAGAACGTGGCCATCACGCTGGCGGGCAGCCAGGCATGGTCGAATTCCGGTGCGGCGATGACGATCAACAACAACGTCACCGGCAGCGGGCTGAATTGGTCGAACACCGGCAGCGTCACCTTCCGCGCTGGTGCGGTGTTGAACCTCGGCACCGGCACGCTCACGCACAACAGCGGCACGCTCGATCTCCAGAACAACGCCAACACCATCGGCAACGTGTTCATCAATGGCGGCACGATTTTCGCCCGCAATGCCAGCGCTCTTGGTGCCACCGGCACGATCAAGCTGGGGGCCACCGGTGGCAGCATGGGAGCGATCCTCAATTTCTCCACCGCGACCATCACCAAGCCGGTTGCGCTCGGCACCACCACCGGCACGCTGGTGATCGGTAACTTCGGATTCCAGTCGCCGACGATCAACTCGGCGATCACCGGGACCAACAACGTAACGTTCAACGGCACCATCAGCACCACTGCCGGGATCTCCAGTTACACGATGACCTTGGCCGGATCGGTGAATCCGTCCGGCAATGTCACTTTCTCCAACAGCGGCACCGGAGAGGACGCGAGCGGAGTGGACAACGGGACCATCGTGGTCAGCGGCGCGATCGGTGGGAACGTCGGCAATGTCACGGTCAACAACAGCACCAGCGCCACCACGGGCGTCCAGAAAGTCGTCCTTTCGAATGCCGGGAATGCCTGGATCGGCGGCACCACGGTGAACACGAAGGGGCTTCTCCAGCTCGGCGTGGCGAATGCCATCCCGGCGGGCAGCAGCGTGACGGTGAACGGCACGCTCGACCTGAACACCTATGACGAGGCCATCGACGGGCTCTCCGGAAGTGGCACGGTGGACAAGACCGGCGCGGGCATCTCGACCTTGTCGGTCGGCGGCAATGACGCGAGCACCACCTTCACCGGCATGATCAAGAATACGGCGGGCTCCTTGGCCTTGGTGAAGGCGGGCGCGGGCACCTTGGTCCTGACGGGCACCCATAGCTACAGCGGGGCCACCACGGTTTCCGAAGGTGTCCTACAGCTAGGCAATGGTGGTGCCACCGGGAGCGTGGCTTCCACTACCATCGTTGACAACGGCGCGGTGGTCTTCAATCGCACGGGATCGCTCACGGTCGCGGCGGTGATTTCGGGCACCGGGTCGGTGACCCATGCGGGCACCGGGGCCACCACGCTGACCGGTGCGAACACGTATGCGGGTGGCACTACGGTCTCCGCGGGCACCTTGTCGCTTTCCTCGCCCTTCCTCGCGGACGGGGCGGCGGTGGGAATCGCGGGAGGGGCAACGCTGAACCTGTCTCACTCGGCGACCGACACCATCGCCAGCCTGACGCTCAATGGAGTCCTGCAGGCTGCGGGGACCTGGGGTGCCCTTGGCTCGGGGGCAGATCATGAAACCTCCCTCATCACCGGCACGGGCAAGCTGCTGGCCACCACGGGCGCTCCGCCGTACGACGCGTGGGCGGCGAACCATGGCTTGACCGGGTTGGATGCCGGTAAAACCGCCGACCCGGATGGCGATGGCCAGCCCAACCTGCTGGAGTTCGCCCTTGATGGCGATCCGTCGTCCAATGGATCGCAGGCGAAGATCTTCACGGGCATGAACACCGTGGGTGGAGAGAGCGTTTACACCTACACCATCGCGGTGCGCGCCGGTGCGGCATTCCTGGAACAGGAGAACCGCCAGGTGGCGTCAGTGGATGGGATTGACTACACCGTGGAGGCCACGGTGGATGTGATGGATTGGGATAACTCCGAGCCGGTGTCCGAGATCGTGCCCGCGATCACGGCGGGGTTGCCTGCTCCGAACGCGGGATGGGAATACCACACCTTCCGTACCACCGGTGGACCGGACAGCGCGCCGGCGGTCTTCATTCGGACTCGCGTGGTCTCGCCCTGA
- a CDS encoding ABC transporter permease: MNPRTIYALLSRYILLYARNPVRLFELFFWPIVQLLMWGFVSVSLQNQGGLGTHGFVPSLIASTILWDALFRSQQGVSISFLEDVWTRNLLNIFAAPVRMTEYVAAACGVGVLRVAITAGVLAGIAAIAYRFNMFQFNLALFAWYANLMLFGWALGIISIALIVKWGHGAESLAWAIPFMVQPFSAVFYRVQDLPGWMQHVAMAMPTAHVFEGMRNVMSGKPLDWSHLGIALALNAAYLAFAGFLFARTLASAREKGKLVKVASS, from the coding sequence TTGAACCCTCGCACCATTTACGCCCTTCTCAGCCGCTACATCCTCCTCTACGCGCGCAATCCCGTGCGTCTGTTCGAGCTGTTCTTCTGGCCCATCGTCCAGCTCTTGATGTGGGGCTTCGTGTCCGTCTCGCTCCAGAACCAAGGCGGGCTCGGCACCCACGGCTTCGTGCCCTCGCTAATCGCCTCCACCATCCTGTGGGACGCCCTTTTCCGCTCGCAGCAGGGCGTTTCCATCTCGTTCCTCGAGGACGTGTGGACGCGCAACCTGCTCAACATCTTCGCCGCGCCGGTGCGCATGACGGAATACGTCGCCGCGGCCTGCGGAGTGGGCGTGCTGCGCGTGGCCATCACCGCCGGGGTGCTCGCGGGCATCGCCGCCATCGCCTACCGCTTCAATATGTTCCAGTTCAACCTGGCGCTCTTCGCCTGGTATGCGAACCTGATGCTCTTCGGCTGGGCGCTGGGCATCATCTCGATCGCGCTGATCGTGAAGTGGGGCCACGGCGCCGAATCGCTGGCGTGGGCGATCCCGTTCATGGTCCAACCGTTCTCCGCGGTCTTCTACCGGGTTCAGGATCTCCCCGGCTGGATGCAGCATGTGGCGATGGCCATGCCCACCGCCCACGTCTTCGAAGGCATGCGCAACGTGATGTCCGGCAAACCACTGGACTGGTCCCACCTCGGCATCGCCCTGGCGCTCAATGCCGCCTACCTCGCCTTCGCGGGGTTCCTCTTCGCCCGCACCCTCGCCTCCGCCCGCGAAAAGGGCAAGCTGGTGAAGGTGGCTTCGTCCTGA